A segment of the Nostoc sp. TCL26-01 genome:
CATAATCAACATACATTTATGCAAAGCTGGACTAGATATTACGCCGACCATACAACCCAGCGTGCATTAAAATACCTAACGCTGTTGATAGATAATTTATCACTGGCAACATCTGTTGAGCAACTGCGCGAATATAGCGAAGAAGCAGATCAGGTTTACTATAATGCTGTTACTTCATTAGTCAAGTTTCATAACTCCTGTTCGCGCTTTCAGCAACAACATATAAGCGGGTTATTTAACTTGGGATATCAACTGTTACATCAATATATATATACCTTGCTCGACACCGCAGGGCTTCATCCCGATTACGCCATCCTACACCCCAATGTACGCCATGAGTTACCCCTAGCCTGGGATTTTACCGCCGAGTTTCGCACTGCTATTGTTGATGACTTAGTATTAAATTTCGCCCGAAAATTCCCCCACACCAACGGAAATGGCAATGGAAACGGTAAAGGTCAGCCACGTAATATTTTGCAACGTTTCCTGCAACATTGGGAAGCCAAGCTAAGAACATTTGTGCTGCATCCCTACGGTGGGGAAGTTAGCTATCGCCAATGTATGGACTTACAAGTACGAGAATACCTTGCGTGTCTGCTGGGTGACGTGGAATATTACCGTCCGCTTGCGTTTAAACATCATCCTGCACATTCTGACTTTGCCGATGCTGTTGCACCAGCGCAAGTACCGTTAAGCTTGGTGAAGTAGTAATGTTCTATTTAGTATGCTACGACATTGTTAGCGATACTCGCCGTAATAAGGTGGCGAAACTTCTAGAATCCTACGGTTTACGAGTACAAAAGTCAGTTTTCGAGTGTGTATTAGATGAGAACCAGTACACCACTTTATCCAAATACTTAACTCGACTGGTAAATAAACGCGAAGATCAAGTGCGATTTTATCCGATGTCTGCCCACACTCGTTGTAAGATTGCCGTCTTGGGGACAGAACCGGAATTTGTGATTGATGATGCGGCGTTTATTGTTTAGTCGCTACGAGCTTGAGAAAGTATTTACCACAATCAATATACCAAAATGACTGCTGAAAAAAAAGCGCGATCGCCACCGCTTGTGATGTAAACATTTCAAGGCTTTCGGTCAAGTTTGGATAATCGGAAACTATTGAATGCAGCTGCAATCTTCCAAATTCTGTTTAGTTTTCACTTCCAAAGTTCAAAAAAAACTGGATACTTTATCTTCTTCAGACCGCAAGCAATACGACAAAGCTTTTAAATGTTTTGCTGAACAAGGTGCAGCTTACCGGAGTTTAAGAACACATCGATATCGCTATAAAGATGGTGATATTTGGAGTTCTTCTGCATCTATGGCAAAACGGTTTTACTGGCGTTACATCGATAAGCAAAGTATTGAGATTGTACACATAGATTCTCATTAATAAGGACAAAAGTAGAATGCCACCGTAAGACGTTACCAGAGATTTTACCATCTCAGCACTTTTCATCGTGCTTTAGGACTAGCGTCCATAACGCACCCTACTAAATTTAAATTTCGTCTCATCTTAACTTTGTTCTATGCCCAAACCTCGTCCATTGCAACTGCGAGAATTAAGGCTGATTTCAATGTACAGCAATTGGGAATTTGGCATGACACCCCAACAATTCTATTCCAAATGGGCAGTCAGCTACGAACAAATAGCCATAATCTGCGATCGCTCTGACTCTACTGTTAGGGGGTGGTTTAGAAATGGTCAAAACCGACGTAACCCAACACGTAATGATTTACTTCACCTGGGTTTGATGGATTTCCTGCTAGAGCATATTGACGAAATTCCTGAGTATTTAAGACAGTTATTGTGTCTTGCTATTTCATGATATTTTGCACCCACAAAAGGATGAATCTGTCAATATCGTTTAGACCTGTTTTGCTATATATATCCTGAACTAATGTGAATTGAGGTAATTCAAAAACACATTATTCATTTAATTTTCAGCAATTGTAGGAGTCAGTATGACATACTTTGAGCAGC
Coding sequences within it:
- the cas1 gene encoding CRISPR-associated endonuclease Cas1, whose product is MSTIYITEPDAILQLQHSYLKVFHQQKQCVSLRINNVSQLIIFGNIKLPNEVIKTVVAHQIPVLYLTPNGELIGRLENTTQRQYKYQTLQRQHTRNKELNRATAESIIWAKLHNQHTFMQSWTRYYADHTTQRALKYLTLLIDNLSLATSVEQLREYSEEADQVYYNAVTSLVKFHNSCSRFQQQHISGLFNLGYQLLHQYIYTLLDTAGLHPDYAILHPNVRHELPLAWDFTAEFRTAIVDDLVLNFARKFPHTNGNGNGNGKGQPRNILQRFLQHWEAKLRTFVLHPYGGEVSYRQCMDLQVREYLACLLGDVEYYRPLAFKHHPAHSDFADAVAPAQVPLSLVK
- the cas2 gene encoding CRISPR-associated endonuclease Cas2, encoding MFYLVCYDIVSDTRRNKVAKLLESYGLRVQKSVFECVLDENQYTTLSKYLTRLVNKREDQVRFYPMSAHTRCKIAVLGTEPEFVIDDAAFIV